The following coding sequences lie in one Kamptonema formosum PCC 6407 genomic window:
- a CDS encoding aspartate carbamoyltransferase catalytic subunit gives MAMVWTRRHILSLADFTRGEYDAVLQTAGSFREVLGRRTKKVPALQGQVVANLFFEPSTRTRNSFELAAKRLSADTLNFTPGSSSLTKGETILDTAKTYLAMGTDMMVIRHEQAGVPMAIAQEMDRLGSKVSVLNAGDGQHEHPSQGLLDLFTICSLLDPEHPRLEILAGKKIAIVGDILHSRVARSNIWSLTATGAEVHLAGPPTLLPLLFAECGNGREGNLFLHWQVEPALQDADFVMALRLQKERMGQYLLPSLREYHQLFGITRDRLKLCKPNVKVLHPGPVNRGVEISSDLMDDAEFSLISQQVTSGVAVRMALLYLMGGGKLN, from the coding sequence ATGGCTATGGTTTGGACTCGCCGCCACATTCTCTCTCTTGCTGATTTTACTCGCGGTGAATACGACGCGGTACTGCAAACTGCTGGGAGTTTTCGAGAAGTGCTTGGTCGCCGCACAAAGAAGGTGCCGGCTCTACAAGGTCAAGTGGTGGCTAATTTATTTTTTGAGCCTTCTACTCGGACTCGTAATAGTTTTGAGTTGGCGGCGAAGCGGTTGTCGGCAGATACGCTGAATTTTACGCCGGGAAGTTCTTCTCTGACCAAGGGGGAGACTATTTTAGATACGGCGAAGACTTATTTGGCAATGGGAACGGATATGATGGTAATTCGCCACGAGCAGGCTGGAGTACCGATGGCGATCGCGCAGGAAATGGATCGTTTGGGTTCAAAGGTGAGCGTCCTTAATGCTGGAGATGGTCAGCACGAACACCCTTCTCAAGGTTTGTTAGATTTATTTACTATCTGTTCGCTCTTAGACCCCGAACACCCTCGCCTAGAAATTTTAGCTGGTAAAAAAATTGCTATTGTTGGCGATATTCTGCATTCGCGAGTAGCTCGGTCTAATATTTGGAGTTTAACTGCAACTGGAGCTGAAGTTCATTTGGCGGGGCCACCTACTTTGTTGCCGTTATTATTTGCTGAGTGTGGCAATGGTAGGGAAGGAAACTTATTTTTACATTGGCAAGTTGAACCTGCTTTACAAGATGCTGATTTTGTGATGGCCTTGCGGCTACAAAAGGAAAGGATGGGTCAGTATTTGTTGCCGAGTTTGCGAGAATATCATCAGTTGTTTGGGATTACGCGCGATCGCCTTAAGCTCTGCAAACCCAATGTTAAAGTTTTACATCCAGGCCCAGTTAACCGAGGTGTAGAAATTAGTTCTGACTTGATGGATGATGCCGAATTTAGTTTAATTTCCCAACAAGTTACCAGTGGTGTTGCTGTCAGGATGGCTTTGCTCTATCTGATGGGGGGTGGTAAGCTTAATTAA
- a CDS encoding macrolide 2'-phosphotransferase, translated as MTKSISEDYQIRTLLSIADKNGFILDADLNINKSGMDFITTFATAKENNTKWVLRFPRRLDVLERMYYEREVLELVKSQVDVSVPVWKIVSDELVAYPLLKGIPAGTIDPDIGDYVWYIDPKSPPAVYISSVAKTLAQLHKTRIEVVKQFSIRVQTVDRVRQSMGENMEKTRELLGVSDKRWARWQDWIANDALWPQHSALIHGDFHPGHTLVDKDGNLMGLIDWTEAAVSDPAKDFVCFYATFGEQVLQDVLEHYQTAGGIVWSYMKEHIIELWNANPVEYALFALLTGKEEHIAGARASLAWSG; from the coding sequence ATGACTAAATCTATTAGTGAAGACTACCAAATCAGGACACTACTTAGCATAGCCGACAAAAATGGCTTCATTTTGGACGCAGACTTAAATATTAACAAATCGGGAATGGACTTCATAACTACGTTTGCTACTGCCAAAGAGAATAATACAAAATGGGTATTGCGATTTCCCAGAAGACTTGATGTTCTTGAGCGTATGTATTATGAAAGAGAAGTTCTTGAACTGGTTAAAAGCCAAGTCGATGTGAGCGTTCCCGTCTGGAAAATTGTTTCGGATGAACTGGTTGCCTATCCGCTATTAAAGGGAATTCCTGCCGGAACCATAGATCCAGATATCGGCGATTATGTATGGTACATCGATCCGAAGTCTCCGCCTGCTGTATACATTTCTTCTGTGGCAAAAACACTGGCACAACTCCACAAAACACGCATTGAGGTAGTGAAACAATTCAGTATCCGAGTTCAAACAGTCGATCGAGTGCGGCAATCTATGGGAGAGAATATGGAGAAGACCAGAGAACTGCTTGGTGTTTCTGATAAACGCTGGGCACGTTGGCAAGACTGGATTGCCAATGATGCCTTGTGGCCTCAGCATTCGGCTTTGATTCACGGAGACTTTCACCCTGGTCATACGCTTGTGGACAAAGACGGAAATTTGATGGGACTAATCGATTGGACAGAAGCCGCAGTAAGCGATCCTGCCAAGGATTTCGTCTGTTTCTATGCCACCTTCGGTGAGCAAGTTCTCCAGGATGTGCTTGAGCATTACCAAACTGCTGGTGGGATCGTATGGTCTTATATGAAGGAACACATCATAGAACTCTGGAATGCTAATCCCGTGGAATACGCCTTATTCGCCTTGCTAACTGGAAAGGAAGAACATATTGCGGGGGCTCGAGCCTCTTTAGCTTGGAGTGGATGA
- a CDS encoding Uma2 family endonuclease — protein MVLEAPSIKAKPTVTWEPLPANFVLPDDPVENIQQPSLAAALTDTLGAAGYIQPEMLIASNLGLVATVNKKIVVKAPDWFYVTQVHPLAAGVIRRSYTPNTDGANVAIVMEFLSEADGGELSIRSTPPYGKLHFYEQILQVPTYVTYDPYEVNLEVRYLQDGRYVLHPANAQGRVWIPQLELDLGIWSGQRLGQTMNWLRWWDNSGNLLLWSSEQAEQERQRAEQERQRAEQERQRAERLAAKLRELGIDPDLPD, from the coding sequence ATGGTACTTGAAGCCCCTTCTATAAAAGCTAAGCCAACTGTCACTTGGGAACCCTTACCAGCCAACTTCGTATTACCAGACGATCCTGTGGAGAATATTCAACAACCTTCTCTCGCGGCTGCTCTCACCGATACACTGGGAGCCGCAGGATATATCCAGCCAGAAATGCTCATTGCCTCTAATTTGGGGCTAGTTGCTACTGTCAATAAAAAGATTGTAGTCAAAGCACCAGACTGGTTTTATGTAACTCAAGTGCATCCTTTAGCAGCGGGGGTCATTCGTCGTAGTTATACTCCTAATACTGATGGTGCTAATGTTGCGATCGTGATGGAATTTCTCTCAGAAGCAGATGGAGGAGAACTATCAATTCGATCGACTCCCCCCTATGGCAAACTCCACTTTTACGAACAAATTCTTCAAGTGCCTACTTATGTCACTTATGACCCCTACGAAGTTAATTTGGAAGTGCGTTATTTGCAAGATGGACGATATGTTTTACATCCAGCAAATGCACAGGGCCGGGTGTGGATTCCACAACTGGAACTAGATCTGGGGATTTGGTCGGGGCAACGGTTGGGACAAACGATGAACTGGCTGCGCTGGTGGGATAACTCAGGTAATTTGCTGCTATGGAGTTCAGAACAAGCAGAACAGGAACGCCAAAGAGCAGAACAGGAACGCCAAAGAGCAGAACAGGAACGCCAAAGAGCAGAACGATTGGCAGCAAAGTTACGTGAATTGGGAATCGATCCCGATTTGCCAGATTGA
- a CDS encoding SH3 domain-containing protein — METLAFTHSYVTYENPGPELKLRSLEQLGLNIPSSAWMGLAGIAVALSVLAVPSDAYAAYVRTNGGRLNVRCGPGIDYCVHSKLHNGSHVKLTGHYKNGWAQIKGGGWVASQWLGYRRASSHSHSQKCKHYYH, encoded by the coding sequence ATGGAAACACTAGCATTTACTCATTCCTACGTTACCTACGAAAACCCCGGCCCAGAACTTAAGCTGAGATCCCTTGAGCAACTAGGCTTAAATATTCCCAGTTCTGCATGGATGGGTCTTGCAGGTATTGCAGTTGCTCTATCTGTCTTAGCCGTACCTAGTGACGCATACGCCGCCTATGTCCGCACCAATGGCGGTCGGCTAAATGTCCGTTGCGGGCCTGGCATTGATTATTGCGTACACTCCAAGCTACACAATGGTAGTCATGTCAAGCTTACGGGTCATTATAAGAACGGGTGGGCTCAGATCAAAGGCGGTGGCTGGGTAGCTTCCCAATGGCTAGGCTACCGTCGCGCTTCTTCCCATTCCCACAGCCAGAAATGCAAGCATTACTATCATTAA
- a CDS encoding molybdenum cofactor biosynthesis protein MoaE: protein MNTLTISLNTLSDNHPKDSFAITFAPLSVAEIYTLADDAANGAVVMMSGTVRNQTDGQPVVALEYQAYEPMAVRVFRQIATEIRRQWPDVNRVVIHHRVGRLEIGEISVLVAVGCPHRSEAFAACQYGMDTLKHNAPIWKKEFSTDGSSSWVSIGACEANC, encoded by the coding sequence ATGAATACCCTTACAATTTCCCTCAACACTCTTTCAGACAATCATCCTAAAGATAGTTTTGCTATTACTTTTGCTCCACTATCAGTCGCAGAAATATACACTTTAGCTGATGACGCAGCTAATGGGGCTGTGGTAATGATGAGCGGTACTGTACGCAATCAAACTGATGGTCAACCTGTAGTGGCTCTGGAATATCAAGCCTACGAACCGATGGCTGTCCGAGTATTCCGGCAGATAGCAACCGAGATTCGCCGTCAGTGGCCAGATGTTAATCGAGTAGTAATTCACCACCGCGTTGGGCGATTGGAGATTGGGGAAATCAGTGTGTTAGTTGCTGTTGGTTGTCCCCACCGTTCAGAAGCATTTGCAGCTTGCCAGTACGGGATGGACACTTTGAAACACAATGCTCCGATCTGGAAGAAAGAATTTTCTACTGATGGCTCTAGTAGTTGGGTCAGCATAGGAGCGTGTGAAGCTAATTGTTAA
- a CDS encoding sigma-70 family RNA polymerase sigma factor — protein MSHFISVPWSTVEATVPQVQLPAEKLSNYDLVLRCQEGLRPDRAAFSELLRRYQSHVDRVLYHLAPDWQDRADLAQEVWIRVYRNIKRLQEPAKFRGWLSRIATNLFYDELRKRKRVRPPMSLDAPRFLEDGEIDWEIAADSPGPDEDLTTREFYDQLHEAIADLPEVFRTTIVLREIEGLAYEEIAEITGVSLGTVKSRIARARQRLQQQLQKYLDGR, from the coding sequence ATGAGTCACTTTATTTCTGTACCCTGGTCTACGGTTGAGGCGACCGTTCCTCAAGTGCAATTGCCAGCCGAAAAACTTTCTAACTACGACTTAGTGTTGCGATGCCAAGAAGGGTTGCGCCCCGATCGCGCTGCCTTTTCCGAACTGCTGCGTCGCTATCAGTCTCACGTCGATCGGGTTCTATATCACTTGGCACCGGACTGGCAAGATCGGGCAGACTTGGCTCAGGAGGTCTGGATTCGAGTCTACCGGAATATTAAGCGCTTGCAAGAGCCTGCTAAGTTCCGGGGCTGGCTCAGCCGGATCGCGACAAACTTGTTTTATGATGAGTTGCGAAAACGCAAGCGGGTTCGTCCCCCCATGTCTCTAGATGCTCCCCGCTTTCTAGAAGATGGAGAGATAGATTGGGAAATTGCTGCTGACTCTCCGGGGCCTGATGAAGATTTGACGACGAGGGAGTTTTACGATCAGCTACACGAAGCGATCGCAGATCTACCAGAAGTATTCCGCACGACTATTGTTCTTAGGGAAATCGAAGGGTTAGCCTATGAAGAAATAGCCGAAATAACTGGTGTTTCCCTGGGAACTGTAAAGTCCAGAATTGCTCGTGCTCGCCAGAGACTCCAGCAACAATTGCAAAAGTATCTGGATGGTCGCTAG
- a CDS encoding anti-sigma factor family protein encodes MNPKFESDKNHQEHFLRDSLTRNPASNNQRQGAINTMMRDRFELLSAYLDGEVTAAERRQVEEWLTADPSVRGLYDRLLSLRHELQVMPVPPAQQPAQDLANRVFQQVDRRRNRTLVWAGSAIAAMFVAMMSGIVSDQQLFSPQLAGAPVPATADGLMLALNEPVMDIVNPNDLMLTVNEPVVEIPKPGSGVSRGQ; translated from the coding sequence ATGAATCCTAAATTTGAGTCCGATAAAAATCATCAAGAGCACTTCCTACGGGATTCACTAACTAGGAATCCAGCTTCTAACAATCAACGGCAGGGTGCCATAAACACTATGATGCGAGATCGCTTTGAATTGCTGAGTGCCTACCTGGATGGTGAAGTGACGGCTGCTGAACGCCGCCAAGTTGAAGAGTGGTTGACCGCAGATCCCTCGGTTCGCGGCTTATACGATCGATTGCTGTCTTTACGACACGAGTTACAGGTAATGCCTGTACCACCTGCACAGCAACCTGCACAAGATTTGGCAAATCGGGTTTTCCAACAAGTTGACCGCAGGCGGAATCGGACTCTGGTTTGGGCGGGAAGTGCGATCGCGGCGATGTTTGTGGCGATGATGTCCGGTATTGTATCCGACCAACAATTATTTTCTCCACAGTTAGCTGGAGCTCCAGTTCCTGCGACTGCTGATGGCTTGATGCTCGCTTTGAATGAGCCTGTAATGGATATAGTGAATCCTAATGATTTGATGTTAACTGTGAACGAGCCTGTGGTGGAAATTCCCAAGCCGGGTTCGGGAGTTTCTAGAGGGCAGTAA
- a CDS encoding CsgG/HfaB family protein, with translation MKVTWMTRLMRISLAALLFTAASLPATLAPAASEPAQRQAQAGQKKRLVVMDFEYGTSNSYYSSYRGVGAAKGISEMLINELVNNGTYTVVDRSKLEQVLRQKNRVASVDAATAAEIGKELGVDAVLIGTITRFNVDKQSGGGGGFMGIGGSSSKTKANVQIDARLISTTTGDILATAKGIGEADQSESSVSVRGISGNSSSGSNEDDLLSTAVQKAVAQMVIKLSEVSTKIP, from the coding sequence ATGAAAGTTACCTGGATGACTCGTTTAATGCGAATTTCCCTAGCAGCTCTACTATTCACCGCTGCATCTCTACCAGCCACACTCGCACCCGCCGCCAGCGAACCAGCACAGAGACAAGCTCAAGCCGGTCAGAAAAAGCGCCTCGTAGTCATGGACTTTGAGTATGGCACCAGCAATAGCTATTACAGCTCTTACAGAGGCGTAGGAGCAGCCAAAGGCATTAGCGAAATGCTGATTAACGAACTTGTCAACAATGGCACTTACACCGTAGTCGATCGCAGCAAACTAGAGCAAGTTCTCAGACAGAAAAACAGGGTAGCATCAGTCGATGCAGCTACAGCAGCAGAAATCGGTAAGGAACTAGGTGTAGATGCGGTACTAATCGGTACTATTACTCGATTTAACGTCGATAAGCAGTCAGGAGGTGGCGGCGGTTTTATGGGAATAGGCGGGAGTTCTTCTAAAACCAAAGCCAATGTCCAGATTGACGCGCGGCTGATTAGCACTACTACTGGCGACATCCTGGCTACTGCTAAAGGCATAGGAGAAGCAGATCAAAGCGAAAGTAGCGTTTCTGTAAGAGGTATTAGCGGTAACTCTTCTAGTGGTAGTAACGAGGACGATCTTTTGAGTACCGCAGTTCAAAAAGCAGTAGCACAAATGGTAATTAAATTGTCTGAAGTTTCTACTAAAATTCCTTAA
- a CDS encoding PP2C family protein-serine/threonine phosphatase — protein sequence MQYAVPKHYLWAIGEGIKACRPGELIAGRYLFKGDRILLDTQSEQYPEMPEDIPGFITPYLRLFPHRLHVPEVYGVIPRTTTKLGSDIWLLENGPLSTTGEGLMPELAIAWKNATAMRQLSWLWQIAQLWQPCSSQAVATTLVTPQLLRVEGPLLRLLELQPDQKAPNFSQLGQLWQQWVGSAHPTIASFLRQLCQQMTAGQVRTAEQLIGQLDKALALCGRSLERTIYIATGTDTGPTRSHNEDACYPPNGTAIKVSPGSEACAIVCDGIGGQDGGEVASELAVTTLRDRVQLMLLHPANCDPQSLTAKLERSACAANDAISGRNDSEHRQLRQRMGTTVVMGLAHAHELYIAHVGDSRAYWITRSSCRQVTLDDDVACREVRLGYALYRDALQQVAAGALVQALGITSSATLHPTVQRFPVDEDCIFLLCSDGLSDKERIDECWENEILPILDGTTNVAKVKDRLIEIANTRNGHDNVTIALIYCQVRPKEEGSTLTELSIAPLDVPVYVPDEDDDAVPNFSIQNAGGNSSLKTQFFPRPKNQSPLPYLLGILLLLVLGGLPLAYFFNPDFSEVTNRWFQGSSAENPIIDPVSPSPATPVPTAVVSLFKAGDVIEFKPDPGIKNERLILSTELDQSEVKGTVPPGSILEVINTEFNEQGTWLEVKVCSLPDQVNSSQIKLNTPKDLAKVTKNQSKPSPSAATPTASPTIKATFEPEASKLKPGETGWIKEEEAIFNKIDPNLDPNLVQKCN from the coding sequence ATGCAGTACGCTGTGCCAAAACATTACTTGTGGGCTATCGGTGAAGGGATAAAAGCCTGTCGGCCTGGAGAGCTGATAGCTGGTCGCTACCTATTCAAGGGCGACCGAATTCTGCTCGATACTCAATCCGAACAATATCCCGAAATGCCCGAAGACATTCCGGGCTTTATCACACCCTATCTGAGGCTATTTCCCCATCGCCTCCACGTACCCGAAGTGTACGGCGTAATCCCCCGCACGACTACCAAACTCGGCAGCGACATCTGGCTATTAGAAAATGGCCCGCTATCGACCACCGGCGAAGGCTTAATGCCAGAATTAGCGATCGCCTGGAAAAACGCCACAGCCATGCGCCAATTGTCTTGGCTATGGCAAATCGCTCAACTCTGGCAACCGTGCAGCTCTCAAGCAGTCGCTACTACCCTAGTCACCCCCCAACTGCTGCGAGTAGAAGGGCCCTTACTACGGTTATTAGAATTACAGCCCGATCAAAAAGCCCCCAACTTTTCTCAGTTGGGCCAATTATGGCAGCAATGGGTGGGAAGCGCCCACCCCACGATCGCCAGTTTTTTACGACAACTGTGCCAGCAAATGACCGCCGGTCAAGTGCGAACAGCCGAACAACTAATCGGTCAGTTAGATAAAGCCCTAGCCTTATGCGGGCGATCGCTCGAGCGGACAATTTACATCGCCACCGGCACGGACACCGGCCCCACCCGCTCCCACAACGAAGACGCTTGCTACCCCCCCAATGGTACAGCCATCAAAGTATCTCCCGGCTCAGAAGCCTGCGCGATCGTCTGCGACGGTATTGGCGGACAAGACGGAGGGGAAGTCGCCTCCGAACTTGCCGTTACCACACTTCGCGATCGCGTACAGCTTATGCTGCTGCACCCCGCCAATTGCGACCCCCAATCCCTAACCGCTAAATTAGAACGCTCTGCCTGCGCCGCTAATGATGCCATCTCCGGGCGCAACGACAGCGAACACCGACAACTCCGCCAGCGCATGGGCACCACCGTTGTCATGGGTCTAGCCCACGCCCACGAACTCTACATCGCCCACGTCGGAGATAGCAGAGCCTACTGGATTACCCGCAGCAGTTGCCGCCAAGTTACTCTAGATGATGATGTCGCCTGCCGCGAAGTCCGGCTCGGTTACGCTCTTTATCGAGATGCCTTACAACAAGTAGCCGCCGGAGCCCTCGTCCAAGCTTTAGGCATCACCTCCTCAGCAACTCTCCACCCCACAGTACAGCGCTTTCCTGTAGACGAAGACTGCATTTTTCTACTATGTTCGGACGGTTTAAGCGATAAAGAGCGGATTGATGAATGCTGGGAAAATGAAATTCTCCCCATTCTAGATGGCACTACTAATGTCGCCAAGGTCAAAGACCGATTAATTGAAATAGCTAATACCAGAAATGGGCACGATAATGTCACGATCGCTCTGATCTACTGTCAAGTAAGACCAAAAGAAGAGGGCAGTACCCTAACAGAATTATCCATCGCCCCCTTGGACGTTCCCGTTTATGTCCCGGATGAAGATGATGATGCCGTCCCCAACTTTAGCATCCAAAATGCCGGAGGCAATTCGTCCTTAAAAACCCAGTTTTTCCCCCGTCCTAAAAATCAAAGCCCACTACCTTATTTACTAGGTATTTTATTGCTCTTAGTATTGGGGGGACTGCCTTTAGCTTACTTTTTTAACCCAGATTTTAGTGAAGTTACCAATCGTTGGTTTCAGGGAAGTTCTGCTGAGAATCCTATTATAGATCCTGTTAGCCCATCCCCTGCAACTCCAGTTCCTACTGCTGTTGTCTCCTTATTTAAAGCTGGAGATGTGATTGAATTTAAACCAGATCCGGGAATTAAGAACGAGCGCTTAATTTTGAGTACCGAATTAGATCAATCTGAGGTTAAAGGTACAGTTCCACCGGGCAGTATTTTGGAAGTTATCAACACAGAATTTAATGAACAGGGAACTTGGCTGGAGGTAAAAGTTTGTTCTCTTCCTGACCAAGTTAACTCAAGTCAAATTAAGCTGAATACTCCTAAAGATTTAGCAAAAGTTACTAAAAATCAGAGCAAACCCTCTCCCTCAGCAGCCACTCCTACGGCTTCCCCGACAATCAAAGCAACTTTTGAACCTGAAGCCTCGAAACTAAAACCGGGAGAAACAGGATGGATTAAAGAAGAAGAGGCAATCTTTAATAAGATTGACCCCAATCTTGACCCTAACTTAGTGCAAAAATGTAATTAG
- the ndhM gene encoding NAD(P)H-quinone oxidoreductase subunit M: protein MLLKSTTRHIRIYTATLENNEFVPSQDSLTIDIDPDNELNWTTETLNQVYRKFDELVESYNGEDLTEYNLRRIGSELEHLVRSLLQQGQISYNLNSRVLNYSMGLPQVDSQISV, encoded by the coding sequence ATGCTGCTCAAATCCACCACCCGGCATATCCGCATCTACACCGCCACCCTCGAAAACAACGAATTCGTACCCAGCCAAGACTCTCTGACTATCGATATCGATCCAGATAACGAGCTAAACTGGACTACTGAAACCCTCAACCAGGTTTACCGCAAATTTGACGAGCTCGTAGAAAGTTATAACGGCGAAGACTTAACAGAATATAACCTCCGCCGCATTGGTTCAGAGTTAGAACACCTCGTGCGATCGCTTCTTCAGCAAGGCCAAATCAGCTACAACCTTAATAGCCGCGTCCTCAACTACAGTATGGGGCTCCCCCAAGTTGACTCTCAGATTAGCGTCTAG
- a CDS encoding pentapeptide repeat-containing protein — MSKETKDIYEEIEEHRIKVTSRWQSEKCQAMLANVITALQSRQPWAHFLSELPYIEEADWDLRGAPLAGINFAGADFKEVRLYFADLRGANLELCDFRGADLSDTNLSDANLAGADFEGCFMMSINLTKANLSNAQLMRVVLTGSNLVEANFSGADLTGALLLGAKLEGKVFDGAILQDVRWGEFAKEESTGEEE; from the coding sequence ATGTCCAAGGAAACCAAAGATATATATGAGGAAATAGAAGAACATAGAATAAAAGTGACAAGTAGATGGCAATCTGAAAAATGCCAAGCTATGCTTGCCAATGTAATTACAGCGTTGCAGTCGAGACAGCCTTGGGCACACTTTCTCTCGGAGTTGCCTTACATTGAAGAAGCCGACTGGGATTTGAGAGGTGCTCCCCTTGCTGGCATCAACTTCGCTGGCGCGGATTTTAAAGAAGTGAGGTTGTATTTTGCTGACTTAAGAGGTGCTAATCTGGAGTTATGTGATTTTCGGGGAGCGGATCTCTCCGATACTAACTTATCAGATGCTAACCTAGCAGGAGCAGATTTTGAAGGTTGTTTTATGATGAGCATTAATCTGACTAAAGCCAATCTTTCTAATGCCCAACTCATGCGTGTAGTTTTAACTGGTAGCAACTTAGTGGAAGCTAACTTCTCTGGAGCTGATTTAACAGGTGCGCTCTTGCTGGGAGCTAAACTTGAGGGTAAAGTTTTCGATGGCGCAATTCTACAGGATGTTAGATGGGGTGAATTTGCTAAAGAAGAATCGACAGGTGAGGAAGAATGA
- a CDS encoding TerD family protein, protein MTYELTKGDRFNLSKEVPDFNKVAIALGWQVNQTGQNYDIDASVFMLAANGRIPEEKYFLFYNAK, encoded by the coding sequence ATGACTTATGAATTAACTAAGGGCGACAGATTTAACCTTTCTAAAGAAGTTCCTGATTTCAATAAAGTTGCGATCGCTTTGGGTTGGCAAGTGAATCAAACAGGACAAAACTATGATATTGATGCCTCCGTCTTCATGTTAGCGGCAAATGGTAGAATCCCAGAGGAAAAATACTTTTTATTTTACAATGCAAAGTAG
- a CDS encoding TerD family protein, protein MTVQLIKGGRFNLSQEVPNLKKLAIALGWQANLAGKNCEIDASAFMLGTDGRIPHEDYLVFYNNTKSLDGSVRQSATDNYSPRKGYINTLYGVDLSKMDAAIEQIVLIVTIHDAESVGMNFSKISNAFISLYDSQTKVELTRYELKENFTVETALEFGRLYKKSGDWRFQAVGQGYKSGLRSFVEKYYVEK, encoded by the coding sequence ATGACCGTACAATTAATTAAAGGTGGCAGATTCAATCTTTCTCAAGAAGTGCCGAATTTGAAAAAATTAGCGATCGCCTTGGGTTGGCAAGCCAATCTAGCAGGTAAGAACTGTGAAATTGACGCTTCAGCATTTATGCTAGGAACAGATGGCAGAATCCCTCACGAAGACTATTTAGTATTTTACAATAATACTAAATCTCTTGACGGTTCTGTGAGACAATCAGCCACCGATAACTATTCACCTAGAAAAGGATACATCAATACCCTTTACGGAGTTGATTTATCCAAAATGGATGCGGCGATTGAACAGATTGTACTCATTGTTACTATCCACGATGCCGAGTCAGTAGGTATGAACTTTAGCAAAATTTCTAATGCTTTTATCAGTCTCTATGATAGTCAGACAAAAGTTGAATTAACTCGCTACGAATTAAAAGAGAATTTTACAGTCGAGACAGCCTTAGAATTTGGACGCTTATATAAAAAGAGTGGAGACTGGAGGTTTCAGGCCGTAGGACAAGGATATAAATCAGGATTGCGGAGTTTTGTTGAAAAGTATTATGTGGAAAAGTAA
- a CDS encoding radical SAM protein, whose amino-acid sequence MSSTTTSKFSSVYGPVKSWRYGRSLGIDPIGQVSTCSFNCVYCQLGEIEVKISDRAIFIPTNQILEDLQSFAPWDVDSITLSGSGEPTQALNLGEIIASVKKCTHRAIAVLTNGTLLTDPQVRSELALADKVSVKLDAVSSDRLQRINRPVPGIDLQSIQTGLQQFRQQYNGEFGIQTMVLSPWDAATKTEYIRLMKSLAPAEIQLNTPTRPKPLTRQLDGRGNHTAEDRPYPVQILKCISYSELEAIATQIQQETNIPVRFAPHTL is encoded by the coding sequence ATGTCATCAACTACAACATCTAAATTTTCCTCAGTTTACGGCCCAGTCAAGTCTTGGCGATACGGGCGATCGCTAGGTATTGACCCCATCGGCCAAGTTTCTACCTGTTCCTTTAACTGCGTTTACTGTCAACTGGGAGAGATAGAAGTTAAAATCAGCGATCGCGCCATTTTTATCCCTACCAACCAAATCTTAGAAGATTTACAATCCTTCGCGCCTTGGGATGTAGATAGCATCACCCTCAGCGGTAGTGGGGAACCGACGCAAGCTTTGAATTTAGGCGAAATTATTGCATCTGTCAAAAAATGCACCCACCGCGCGATCGCAGTATTGACGAATGGAACCTTACTGACTGACCCACAAGTGCGTTCCGAACTAGCTTTAGCCGACAAAGTATCGGTAAAATTAGATGCAGTTAGTAGCGATCGCCTCCAGCGCATCAATCGTCCCGTCCCAGGAATTGACTTACAAAGTATTCAGACCGGTTTGCAACAATTTCGGCAACAATATAATGGAGAGTTCGGTATTCAAACAATGGTTTTATCACCCTGGGATGCAGCTACGAAAACAGAATATATCCGTTTAATGAAATCCTTAGCGCCTGCGGAAATTCAACTCAATACGCCCACCCGACCAAAACCTTTAACTCGGCAATTAGATGGGAGAGGAAATCACACTGCTGAGGATCGTCCTTACCCCGTGCAAATTCTTAAATGTATCAGTTATAGCGAATTAGAAGCGATCGCAACTCAGATTCAACAAGAAACTAATATCCCCGTGCGTTTTGCCCCGCACACACTTTAG